In the Sandaracinus amylolyticus genome, GCCGAGGAAGAACGTGGGGCGGGTCACCGCGACGTAGTTGCCGGTGAGCACGTGCGCCGGGAGCAGCAGCGATGCGTCGTTGGTGAACGAGTGGCACTGGCCATCGCGGATCCCGCTCTCTTCGTCCTCGCAGTCGCGCTCGAGGCGGAACTCGAGCGGGTTCCACTGCGTGACCACGACCGGCACGTCGGACACGAGGTGGTACGCGCCGCCGGTCTCGCGCACCGACGCGATGCCGAGCGGCGCGCGCAGCGAGTCGATCCACGGCAGCGCGACGATCTCGAGCGCGCCCGGCGCGACGGTCCGCCGCGCGATCTCGGTGCCCGCGCGATCGATCACGATCACCGCGGGCACGAGCTGCGGGTTCGCGATCGCGACGGCGAACGTGAGCTCGCGCGGGAGCTGCGCGTTGCGCGTGACCACCGGCCAGTACTCGCACCCGAGGTACGAACGTTCCTCCGCGGCGCGCGCGCAGAGATCGACACATCCATCCGCGCTGCAGCGCTGGCCCGTGCTGGGTTCGCAGGTCACGCCGCGGGTCCAGCCGCTGCCCGCCGCGTCGCACACCTCGATGGTCTCGCCGTCGCAGCGCACCTCGTTGGGCACGCAGGGCTGACACCCAGTCCCGCTCACGCAGCGCTCACCGCGCTCCGCGCAGTCGTCGGGCGCGCTCGCGACGCCACGCGCATCGCACGACCACGCGACGTCGGCGACGCACACGATGCCTTCCCCCGCGCCCTCGCACACCGGCGGCGGCCCGGCATCGCGCGCGGTCGGCGCGAACGGCACGGGCTCGTCGCATCCAGGAAGCAAGAAGAGGAGCGCAGAGCAAAGCGCGACCGACACGTGGCGGGCTGACACCACGTCCATCGTAGTTGGTCGCAACGCGCCGCACGATCTCTCGGGAGGGGTCTTGGAAGACCCCTCCCCCCGACCGGCAAAGCCGGATCGGGTCCCCCCGCCCCAAACGCTGCGCGCGGGGCCCCAGCCCCGCTTGCTCGTTCGCGCAGCTCCGATGGATCGACAGCTCTCAATTCGACTTCTTCTTGCCCTCCTCCTTCTTCTTCGGCTCGGTCTCGTCGGCGTTCGCCGCGAACACCGTGTCGTCACCGGGGTGCGCCTTCGAGCGCAGGGCGTCGCCCTCGCCCGTCGGGTCCTCCTCGCGCGACGGCAGCGGCGGGTTGTGAGGCCACTCGGTTCCCGTCTTCTTCGCCGGCTCGCTGCGCTCCTGCGGCTGCGAGCCCGCCTGCTTCTGGTTCGGCATGCGACGAATCGCTGCAGCGCGCGTGCCCGTCTTTCGGGTCTGGAGCGCGCGACCCATACTCCTGCGCATGGCCATCGCGACGTCTGAGCTGGTCACTGCGCTGCGCACCACCGCGGCGCGCCTCGAGCAGGGCGCCACCTACCAGTGGACGCACATGGGCGCGTGCAACTGCGGGCACCTCGCGCAGACGCTCACGAAGATCGATCGCGCCGAGCTCCACCGGCTCGCACTGCAGCGCGCCGGCGACTGGGGCGAGCAGTCGATCGAGCACTGCGCCACCAGCGGCCTTCCGATCGACGACGTGATCACGACGATGCTCGATGCGGGCATGGAGCTCCGCGACATCGGCGAGCTCGAGCGCCTCTGCGCGCCCGACGTGCTCGCGCGCATCCCGCTCGACGAGCGCCCGCTCGAGCGTCGCGATCGCGCGCACGTCGTGAAGTACATGCGCGCCTGGGCCGACATGCTCGAGGAGCGGCTCGAGCCGACGTCCGGCGTGCACGAGATCGCTCGTCCGGTCGCGACGAACGCGCTACGTCGCGCCGGATGATCCGTCGTCACCTGCGATTGCTCGCCACGCAGCTCCGGCTCTCGGGGCTGCTCGCGCTGCAGTACCGCTGGGAGTTCCTGCTCGACGGGTTCTTCTCGATCTTCTGGACCGTCACCGCGCTGCTCCCGCTCTGGCTGGTGTTCGACGAGCGCCCGGTGATCGCGGGCTACACGTACCCCGAGGCGCTCACGGTCGTCGGGTTCTTCACGCTGCTGCAGGGGATCCTCGAGGGCGCGATCCATCCGAGCCTCGCGACCGTGATCGATGCGATCCGCACCGGCACGCTCGACTTCGTGCTGCTCAAGCCCGCGGACGCGCAGTTCCTCGTCTCGACGCAGCGCTTCGCGCCGTGGCGTGGGGTGAACGTGCTCGCGGGGATCGGCGTGCTGATCTACGCGTTCGTCGAGATGGGGCGCGCGCCCGAGCCTGCGCACGTCGCGCTCGCGATGCTCATGCTCGTGCTCGCGATCATCGTGCTCTACGCGCTGTGGATCATCGTGGTGAGCGCGGCGTTCTACGTGGGGCGCATCGACAACCTGCGCTTCTTGTTCCTCGCGGTGTTCGACGCGGCGCGCTGGCCGAGCACGGTCTATCGCGGCGTGCTCTCGATCATCTTCACGTTCGTGATCCCGCTCGCGCTGATGACGAGCTACCCGGCCGGCGCGCTGCTCGGACGACTTCCGTGGTCGACGGTGATCGGCGCGTGGATCGGCGGCCTCCTGTTCGCGCTCGCGGCGCGCGCGGTGTGGCTCACGTCGATCCGTCGCTACACGAGCGCGAGCTCGTGATCAGCGCATCACCTCGATGATCGCGGCGGCCTCGCGATCGGCGAGCCCGGCGCGCGCGGCGCGCGCGAAGATGCTCGCGGCGAGCGCGGGGAATTCGGTGCTCAGCCCCGATGCGCGTGCGGTCTCGAGCAGGCGCGCGGTCGCGTCGACCGAGATGCGCAGCGGGCTCTCGCTGACGGTGAAGTCGCCCGACTGGATCACCGCGCCCTCGTGCGCGAAGAACGCGCCGAACGAGGGCGCGATGTCGCGCACGATGCGGCCGTAGGTCGCGACGTCGAGGCCCTCCTTCTGCGCGATCGTCGCGCCGTGCACGAAGCCGATCATCGCGCCGTAGACCCACGAGAGCGTCGCGAGATCCATCGTCGCCGACGCGCCGGGATCGTCGCCGAGGTACACCAGCCCGCCCGCGAGGGTCTCGAGCAGCGCGCGCTGCGCATCCCACGTCGCGCGATCGCCGCTCACGAGCACCGGCGTGTCGGGCTGACCCATCTGGCTCGGCGCGGCCTGGATCGCGCCGGCGAGGAAGTGCCCGTCGTGCTCGCGCGCCCAGCGGGCGCCGCGACGCGCGGTCTCGGGCGAGATGGTGGTGAGCTGGATCAGCGTGCGGCCCACGAGGGTCACGCCGGGCGCGCCGAGGATCGCGTCGACCGCATCGTCGTTGGAGACGCACATCACGATCACCGGGCTCGCCGCGAACGCCGACGCGACGTCGGGCGCCGCGATCGCACCGCGCGCGACCTCCTCGTCGACTCTCGTCGCGCTTCGATTCCACACCGTCACCCGCGCGCCCTTGGCGCGGAAGAGCCCGGCGATCGTCACGCCCATCGCGCCCAGGCCCACCACCGTCACGTCGCTCGTCTGCATCGGAGCCTCCTTCGCGACGAGCTCTGTGGATGCGATCACCAGACGTCGAGTACGGATGTTTTGGTAGGGTACGTACCTTCTGGTGCGTGGAGGCGAGGATGGCGAAGAAGCGCCCGCGGGTGTGCGGCATCGGTCCCGCGTTCGAGGTGATCGGCGGCAAGTGGAAGGCGCAGATCCTCTGGGAGATGCACGTCGAGGCGAAGCGCTTCGGCGAGCTCAAGCGCCTGGTGCCCGGGATCAGCGAGAAGATGCTCACGCAGCAGCTCCGCGAGCTCGAGGCGGACGGTCTCGTACACCGCGAGGTGCTCGCCGCGGTCCCGCCGCACGTCGAGTACTCGGTCACGCCGCTCGGCGCGTCGCTGAACGCAGCGCTCGGCCCGATCGCCGACTGGGGCGAGCGCTACGAGAAGGTGCGCGCGAAGCGACGCTGATCTCGTAGGATCGCGCGGCACGATGCGCGATCGCGGCCACGTCTTCGTCGTCCACGGCAACCTGCTGCGCCTCGAGTGCGACGCGTGGCTCCTGCCCTGCGGTGTCGGCGGCAGCACTGCCGGGTATTGGCGCATCCCGCCCAACGCCGACATCTACGACGCGTGGCAGTGGCCGCACGGCGACTGGACCACGGTGCTCCGCTGCGTCGCGCTCGAGGGCGATCACGATCGGCCGCGGCCCTTCGCGACGCACATCGGGGGCGGCAAGGACGCCGAGGTCGCGTGGTTCGTCGAGGGCGCGCTCGAGTTCGTCGCGCGCGCCCACGAGCGGCTGCGACGCGATGGTCTTCCGCCGCGTCACGGTCGCGCGCGTCACTTGCTCGCGATGCCGATCGTCGGCACCGGCTACGGCGGCGGCGCGGCGCGCGCGGGCGAGATCGTCACGATGCTGCTGCCCGAGCTCGAGCGCGAGACCGAGGCGCGCGGGATCGACATCGCGCTGGTGTCGCTCGACGCGTCGAACCACGCGGCAGCGCAAGCGACGCGCCGCGCGTACTGGGCGTCGCGCGCGCCCCACGAGGCGCCGTGGGCCGCGCTCACCGAGGCCCAGCGCGCGCGGGCGATCGCGCTCGCGCAGCAGGCGGTCGAGGGCAAGCTCGTGCTCTTCCTCGGCGCCGGGATCTCGCGCGGCGCGGGCCTGCCCGACTGGGCGACGCTGCTCGAGCGGCTCGGCGCGCGCGCCGGGATCGACGATCGCGAGGGCTTCGCGCGGCTCGATCACCTCGATCGCGCGGAGGTGCTCGAGCGGCGGTTCGGCGGCACTGCGGCGCTCGGTCGTGAGGTCGCGTCGCTGCTCGGCTCGGAGCGGTGCTCGCTCGCGCATGCGCTGCTCGCCGCGCTGCCGGTGAACGAGATCGTCACGACCAACTACGATCGTCTCTTCGAGATCGCGAGCGAGCCGGTGATCGGCGCCGACGCGCTCGCGGTGCTGGGCCCGGGCCGGCGCAGCGATCGCGCGCGATGGCTGCTCAAGATGCACGGCTGCGTGACGCGTCCCGAGGAGATCGTGCTCACGCGCACCGACTACCTGCGCTACGCGGAGGAGCGCGGCGCGCTGATGGGCATCGTGCAGGCGCTCCTGATGACGCGGCACATGCTCTTCGTCGGGTTCTCGCTCGACGATCCGAACTTCCACCGCATCGCGGACGCGGTGCGCCGCGCGGTGCGCGGCAACGAGCGACGCGGCAACCGCGACTTCCTCGGCACCGCGCTCACGCCGGCGCGCCGCGGGTTCGTCGAGGAGCTGTGGAGCGACGATCTCGACTGGATCGCGCTCGCCGAGCAGGGCGACGACTTCGCGGAGGCGGCGCGACGCCACGACGTGTTCCTCGACTGCATCGCAGCGCACGCACCGCGCGCGGCGCACCTCTTCGATCCCGCGTTCGCGCCCTTGCTCGCGCCGCACGAAGCGGAGCTGACGAGCGCGGTGTCCGAGCTCCGCGGCGTGGTGGAGACGGTGCGTGCTCGTGGCGAGACGTCGCCCGCGCTCGCAGTGATCGAGCGAATGCTGGTCGAGCTCGGCGCAGTGGGCCGAGTGCCTCATCGCGCGCTGCGAAAGCGCTGAGCCGAATCATCACCACCACTGATATCTCGCCACGGTCTCATCAACAGCCGTGATGCGTGCCTCTCACCCAACACCGCGCGAAGCGCGCACACGCGCGAAGCGCGGTGCTACCCGCGAGCGTCCGGGCCGCGGCGAAGCGCGGACCGGCCGCGAGCTATCCACCACCCCACCCACCGAGGCGGCAGAACCGCGGTACCGGGCGTGGGGAGGAGGGTCCGGCGGGCCCACGCAGCAGGGCTCGCAGACACCTCGTCGAGACTGACGTGGTCGCTTCGCGGGAAAGCGCAACGCGCGCCCCGCGAACGACCCTCCGCCTCCCGACGCTCACTGCCTCGTGAACGGCAGCTGCGAGTACCGGCCCGACGGACCCTCCTCCCCGCGCCACACGCCGAAGCCTATTCGCACACCGGCAACACCGGCGAATCGGGGCTCAGCCAACGTACGGTGTCGAGCCACAGCTGAGGGATCGGCGGCATCGTCGACCACTCCGAGTCGAACTCGATCCACTCGTCGCCGAAGAGCAGCACGCGTCCGTCGCCGAGCGGGCCTGCGACGCCGACCGTCGCGTCGCCGATCACCGCCATCGGGACGATCTCGTCCGCCAGCTCCGCGGGCACCGTGGTGCGCAGCCCACCGTAGAAGCTCACCGGCGGGAGCGTGCCGGTGCCGTCGGCGGTGACGGTGCTCGGATGCGGCAGCAGCGTCGCGGGCCCGTCCAGCGGGCCCGCATCGCGATCGAAGCTCGGGCCGAGCGCGGCGAGCAGCGAGAGATGGCGATCCGCGGTGTTCCCCGAGTCGTGCCCGGTCATCACCATCAGCGCGCCGCCCGCGCGCACCCAGTCCGCGAGCGTCGTCGCCTCTTCGGTCGAGTAGAGGCGCTGCAGCCAGTCGACGATCACGAGATCGAACGTCTCGAGCTCGGCGCGCGAGAGCGTCGCCGCGTCGGCCGTCGCGTGGAAGCGCGTCGCGATCGCGCCCTGCATCTCGAGCCACGCCTGGAAGTTCGACGACGGATTCGCGCCCGGCGCGCCCATGATGCCGATGCGGCGACACCCGTAGAGCGAGCTGCCTCCGTCGAGCCCCCCGCCGCCCACGCACGGGCCCCACTCGCCGAACTCGCCCGCGCCTTCGCACGTCATCTCGCCGAAGCTGCAGAGCGACGCGGTCGGCGCGCTGCGGCCGGGCAGGCATCGCGTCGTGGTGCCGACCGCGCAGGCACAACCTTCGTCGACGCGATCGTCGCAGTCGTCGTCGAAGCCGTCGTAGCAGCCCTCGGTGGCCTCGCAGTCGAGCGAGATGCACGCGGCATCGGCCGACGCATCGCGCGGGCTCGCATCGATCCCGCTCGCCGCATCGATCGCGACGAACGCATCGACGCCCGACGACGCGTCGATCGTGACGCACCGATCGTCGATGCAGGTCTGGCCGTTGCGGCACTCGCTCGAGGTGGTGCAGGCGCGATCGGGTGGGTCGCCCGAGCAGTCGCAACCGGCGAGCAGTGAAGTGAAGAGCACGAACAGCACGAAGGTTCGGCGAAGCATCGCGGACGAGGGTACCGCTCGGTCGGGCAAAACGTGCGCGAACCGTGCGCGCACGCTCGGGCGGCTCCGAAATATCCCGAGAAATCCGCGGTCCGAGCATGGCTCGCCGGCTGCAATCAGGTGTCGTCGAGCCCTCGAAAGGAGCCCTCGTGTCCGACCCCTACGCCCCGATCCAAGGCATCTCGCTCGAACGCTACGCGGAGCTCGGCGCCGACCTCGACGGCATCACCGACGAGCAGGCGCAGGTCGCGAAGGTCGCGCAGCTCGGCGTGAGCGCGGCCGACTGGACCGCGGCCAAGAGCGGCTGGACCGCGCGCATGCAGGACATGAGTCTGATGGGCGCGGTCGCGACGAAGTACATGGCGCTCTACAACCAGGCGCTCGCGAAGAAGACCGGCGTCGCGAAGGTCTCGTTCGAAGACTGGTGCGCGATGAGCGCGGCGATCGCGGTGTTCGGCTACGAGGCCGCGATGAAGCACTTCGGGGTCACGCAGGGCGAGTGGACGACGATCAGCGCGCACTGGCAGAGCGAGCTGAGCCGCGATCCGATGAACCTCGCGATGAAGCGCAACACGCTGCAGGAGCAGGAGACGCAGCGGCTGCGCGCGGGTGGTCAGCCGAGGGCGGTCGTCGTGGAGCGCGGCCCCGCGGGCGCGCCGGCGGCGGGCGGCGCGGCGGCGTTCGATCCCAACGCGCACGCGGCGATGCAGATGAACGCCGCGGCCCAGCACAACCAGCAGTACTTCGCGCAGGCCGCGGCGGTGATGAACCAGGGCGCGGTGCAGGCCGCGGTGCAGATGGCGAGCGGCATGGCGCAGCTCGGCGGCGGCAGCGGCCTCATCGTCGGCGCCGCGGTGAAGGTGCAGTGGTCCGACGGGAACAAGTACCCCGGGACGATCATGCAGATCGCGCAGGGCCAGTCGCAGATCGTGTTCTCCGACGGCCGCACGATGTGGATCGGCAACCAGTACCTCAGCCTCTGAGCGCCGCGTGTACCAAGTCGTCCAGAAGTGCCAGGGCTGTGGCGCCGGGCTCACGCTCGACGACATGCGCAAGACGCAGTGCCCGTACTGCCAGGTCGTCTATCCGCATCACTCGCAGGCCGCGCAACACGCGCAGGTCGCGGGCATGATGATGAACCAGATGATCGCGCAGGCGGGCTACGCGCAGAACCCGTACGCGCCGCCGCCGCTCGGAGGAGGACCGCCGGGCGGGCCGCCCCCGGCGGTCGTCGCGCAGGCCTACGGTGATCCCTCGGCGATCGTCGCGAAGCAGATGGGGCGAGGCATCGCGATCACGATGATCGTGTCGACGCTCGTGGTGCTCGGGATGATCGCTGCGGGCGTCGCGGTCGCGCTCGCGTTCCTGTTGTTGCGCTAGGGCGCCCGGGTGCGTCGTGCGCGGCCTCGGTCCACTCGCGATGCTCACTGCGTTCGCGACCTCGTCTGGCTGCGGGTCACCAGCGGATTCGTCCGACGACTCCACATTTGCGGCGCGCGCTGCGGAGCTCGATCGCGCGCGAGCCCAGGCACCGGGCGCTCGCGCACATCACGCGTGAGATCGACGAGCTCTGCCCGGACACGTACTGCGAGCGCGGTGTCGTCTACCACTTCGACGCGATCACCTGCGTACCGCGGACGTGCACGGTCGCGTTTCGCGCGTTGCAGTTCGGCGATCGCGACGAAGAGCTCTGGTCGGAAGGTCGCGTCGAGGTGAGCGGCTGGACCGAGGTCATCGACGTGCGCGCGTCCCATGACTTCGGCGTCAGTGAGTCGTTCTCGATCGCGCTCGGCGACGCGCTCACGCGTTGGGAATCCGAGCACGCCCGGCGGCGCTGACACCGGCCAAGAACGAGAACGAGCGCCGATCCCTCGCGGGGATCGGCGCTCGCCATGTCGCTCGGTCTCGTCGTTCAGCGCGTCGTGACGCTCATCGACCAGCGATCGAGCGTGCCCACGTCGTTGCGCGCACCGTCGACCACGGTGAGGCGCCACGTGCCGGTCACGCTCTCGCCGACGAAGCCCTCGACCGCGAACGTGCGCTCGAAGCTGCCCGCGTCGATCGACGCCTCGCGCAGCAGCACGAACTCACGACCGCCGACGCGCGAGAGGCGCACCGTGAGGTCCATCGGGAACTCGTGCGTGATGCCGACCGTCACGCTCATGCGCGAGATCGTCCCGGCGTCGCTCACCACGATGTCGCTGGTCACGCCCGCGGTGCTGTCGTCGGGGATCGCCGCGCTCGGCGTCGCCGAGTGCTCGCGCGTCTGCTCGGTGCCGCCGCAGCTCGCGCCCTCGCAGCGCGTGATCGCGAGGCTCCACGAATTCAGCGTGCCCGCGTCGGCGTTCGCGGTGTCGACCACCACGAGGCGCCACGTGCCCGCCGCATCGACGCCGTTGAAGTCGGCGACGCTGAACGTCTGCTGCACGTGGTCGTCCGCGCCGCCCGCACGATCGAGCAGCGTGACCACGCGGCCGTCGCGCTCGAGGCGCACCTGCAGATCGCCGCGGTACGGGTGCGCGATGTCGACGGTCACCGCGAGGGAGCTGATCGCGCCCGCCTCGGCCACCACGATCTCGCTGCTCACGCCCGCCGGGGTGTTGTCGGGGATCGCGACCATCGGCGTCGCGCTGTGCGTCGTCTCGCTCGTGCTGTCCATGCACGCACGATCGCTCGCGCAGTCGCTGTCCTCGCAGTCGATCGCGCCGTCGCGATCGTCGTCGCTCGTGTTGTTGCAGGTCTCGGGAGGCAGGCGGACCGTGGGCAGCGCGCTCACGTACGCGGTGAGGTACTGCTCGACGTAGCGGAACGAGATCCAGCCGTAGCCGTCGGGCTGAGTGCCCTCGGTGCCGAAGCGCGTGGCGCCCCACGAGTTCTTGAACATGAAGAAGCCGCGCTCCATCACCGGGCGGCCCATCGCGTCGACGACCGGATTGCCCTCGCCGTCGAGGCGCTGCACTTCCATCTCCGAGTCCCAGCCGACCAGCAGGAACGCGTGACCGGCGGGGCGCATGCGCGAGTCCGCGATGTCCGCGTCGTTCGGCGACATCACGATGCCGCGGCGCGAGTTCTCGCCGTTCGTCGGCAGCATCGAGCCGCCGTGGTTCCACGCCTGGTAGAAGAAGTCGCCGCCGACCACGACCGGCGTGCGCTTGGTGACCATGTGGCCCTGGAGGCTGCGCGCCGTGCTGCGGATCCAACGACCTGCGGGCAGGTGGAAGCGCATGCCCTCGCGCGCGGCGGCGGGCGGCTCGCCGTTGGTCCAGCAGCGCACGGGACGGCCCTCACCGGTGCACGCGGGGTCCTGCGTGGTGCTCCAGCCGCGCGACTCGTAGGGCCAGAGGCTCTCTTCCACGATGCCGAAGCGGTTGATCGCCTCGAGGTTGCGCTGCGCGCTCGAGCCGTCGGTGTTGGTGAACGCGCCGACCTCGGTCTTCACCGACCACTGCAGGTACTGCTCGCTGAAGTCGGGGCTCGTGATCGTGCCCTCGCTGATGTAGAGCGACTCCATCAGCGCCGCGGTCGCGAAGATCGAGCACACGCCGCGGCTGCCCTGGTTGCGCACCGGCGTCTGCGTCTCGAGCAGATCGAAGCGCGCGGGATAGACCTCGTCGGCCTTGCTCTCGTCGGGCAGCTCGGCGTTCGGCGGGACGCCGTCGACGAGGGGCGAGAGCTCGGAGACCGGCGCCTCGTCGAAGGTGAGCGGGAGGTCGTCGTCGGGGCTGTTCGCGCAGCCGGCGAGCGCGACCAGCGACGCGAGGAGGAATGGGCGGCGATTCGTGAGCGACATGCGAGGCGGCCGATTACAGATCCCGTGCCGCATGTGGGATAGACGAATTGCCGAAGAAAATCGTGGTGACGCGGCGCGTCGAGGCTGGGGTCGGGCGTCGCCACACCCCAGCCCACCTGGCGTCTGGGGAAGCCATGGCGAGGGCTTCGTGCTGTGATTCGGCGCGTGGTGAGCCCCCTGCCTCCCTCGCGGCTGACGAGCCCACGCAAGCCGGCGTCGTGGACACCCGTCGTTGCCTTCTTGATCGCGTCCGGATTGCTCGCGCTGGTAGCACCGTCCTGGTGGCCCGCTTGGGTCGTGATGGCGGTGACGCCGATCCTGATCGCGTCGTGGACCGAGCACGCGCGATGGATCGAGATCGATCGCGGAGGCGTGCGCTACGCGACGTTCTTCGGCGCGCGGTTCATCGCGTGGGACGCGATCGCGTCGATCGAGCGCGCCCGCGCGAGGCGGCTCGTCGTCCTCCGATCGCGCGCGCGCCGGGGCTCGCTGCTCGAGCTGAACGTCGAGCTCTACGGGGCGCGCCTCTTCGACGTGCTGCGCGAGAACGCGCCGGTCGGCGTGTACCAGCTGCGCGCGGACGACGAGCGCGCGCTCGTATCGGGCGTGCGCTCGCAGGATCGCGAGCGGGCGCGCGCGCGGGTCATGATGAAGCGCGAGCCGCGCGCGTCGTATCGCGGCATCGAGCGCGCGCGCTCGACCTTCTCGCTGCGGAGGCCGTTCGGGCCCGAGCGCCGCGCGTTCCGTCGCGCGTTCGTCGTGTCGATGGGCTTCGGCCTCTCGACGATGTACGTGGCGTGGCTGATCACGACCGCGCAGCTCGCGCTCGCGATGCTGGTGCTGCTCGGCGCGATCGCGCTCGCTGCGTTCCTGCTGAGTCGTTTCCTCGGCATCGCGATCGGCCTGCGTGCGCTGCGCCGGAGGCTGATCGATCGCCTCGGCCCCGAGGTCGAGCTCGATCCCCGGGGGATGCTGATCTCGCGCGATCGCCGCACCCGCG is a window encoding:
- a CDS encoding SIR2 family protein encodes the protein MRDRGHVFVVHGNLLRLECDAWLLPCGVGGSTAGYWRIPPNADIYDAWQWPHGDWTTVLRCVALEGDHDRPRPFATHIGGGKDAEVAWFVEGALEFVARAHERLRRDGLPPRHGRARHLLAMPIVGTGYGGGAARAGEIVTMLLPELERETEARGIDIALVSLDASNHAAAQATRRAYWASRAPHEAPWAALTEAQRARAIALAQQAVEGKLVLFLGAGISRGAGLPDWATLLERLGARAGIDDREGFARLDHLDRAEVLERRFGGTAALGREVASLLGSERCSLAHALLAALPVNEIVTTNYDRLFEIASEPVIGADALAVLGPGRRSDRARWLLKMHGCVTRPEEIVLTRTDYLRYAEERGALMGIVQALLMTRHMLFVGFSLDDPNFHRIADAVRRAVRGNERRGNRDFLGTALTPARRGFVEELWSDDLDWIALAEQGDDFAEAARRHDVFLDCIAAHAPRAAHLFDPAFAPLLAPHEAELTSAVSELRGVVETVRARGETSPALAVIERMLVELGAVGRVPHRALRKR
- a CDS encoding NAD(P)-dependent oxidoreductase, with translation MQTSDVTVVGLGAMGVTIAGLFRAKGARVTVWNRSATRVDEEVARGAIAAPDVASAFAASPVIVMCVSNDDAVDAILGAPGVTLVGRTLIQLTTISPETARRGARWAREHDGHFLAGAIQAAPSQMGQPDTPVLVSGDRATWDAQRALLETLAGGLVYLGDDPGASATMDLATLSWVYGAMIGFVHGATIAQKEGLDVATYGRIVRDIAPSFGAFFAHEGAVIQSGDFTVSESPLRISVDATARLLETARASGLSTEFPALAASIFARAARAGLADREAAAIIEVMR
- a CDS encoding ABC transporter permease, whose translation is MIRRHLRLLATQLRLSGLLALQYRWEFLLDGFFSIFWTVTALLPLWLVFDERPVIAGYTYPEALTVVGFFTLLQGILEGAIHPSLATVIDAIRTGTLDFVLLKPADAQFLVSTQRFAPWRGVNVLAGIGVLIYAFVEMGRAPEPAHVALAMLMLVLAIIVLYALWIIVVSAAFYVGRIDNLRFLFLAVFDAARWPSTVYRGVLSIIFTFVIPLALMTSYPAGALLGRLPWSTVIGAWIGGLLFALAARAVWLTSIRRYTSASS
- a CDS encoding proprotein convertase P-domain-containing protein, producing the protein MSLTNRRPFLLASLVALAGCANSPDDDLPLTFDEAPVSELSPLVDGVPPNAELPDESKADEVYPARFDLLETQTPVRNQGSRGVCSIFATAALMESLYISEGTITSPDFSEQYLQWSVKTEVGAFTNTDGSSAQRNLEAINRFGIVEESLWPYESRGWSTTQDPACTGEGRPVRCWTNGEPPAAAREGMRFHLPAGRWIRSTARSLQGHMVTKRTPVVVGGDFFYQAWNHGGSMLPTNGENSRRGIVMSPNDADIADSRMRPAGHAFLLVGWDSEMEVQRLDGEGNPVVDAMGRPVMERGFFMFKNSWGATRFGTEGTQPDGYGWISFRYVEQYLTAYVSALPTVRLPPETCNNTSDDDRDGAIDCEDSDCASDRACMDSTSETTHSATPMVAIPDNTPAGVSSEIVVAEAGAISSLAVTVDIAHPYRGDLQVRLERDGRVVTLLDRAGGADDHVQQTFSVADFNGVDAAGTWRLVVVDTANADAGTLNSWSLAITRCEGASCGGTEQTREHSATPSAAIPDDSTAGVTSDIVVSDAGTISRMSVTVGITHEFPMDLTVRLSRVGGREFVLLREASIDAGSFERTFAVEGFVGESVTGTWRLTVVDGARNDVGTLDRWSMSVTTR
- a CDS encoding DUF4350 domain-containing protein, translating into MLRRTFVLFVLFTSLLAGCDCSGDPPDRACTTSSECRNGQTCIDDRCVTIDASSGVDAFVAIDAASGIDASPRDASADAACISLDCEATEGCYDGFDDDCDDRVDEGCACAVGTTTRCLPGRSAPTASLCSFGEMTCEGAGEFGEWGPCVGGGGLDGGSSLYGCRRIGIMGAPGANPSSNFQAWLEMQGAIATRFHATADAATLSRAELETFDLVIVDWLQRLYSTEEATTLADWVRAGGALMVMTGHDSGNTADRHLSLLAALGPSFDRDAGPLDGPATLLPHPSTVTADGTGTLPPVSFYGGLRTTVPAELADEIVPMAVIGDATVGVAGPLGDGRVLLFGDEWIEFDSEWSTMPPIPQLWLDTVRWLSPDSPVLPVCE
- a CDS encoding winged helix-turn-helix transcriptional regulator — translated: MAKKRPRVCGIGPAFEVIGGKWKAQILWEMHVEAKRFGELKRLVPGISEKMLTQQLRELEADGLVHREVLAAVPPHVEYSVTPLGASLNAALGPIADWGERYEKVRAKRR